From Anaerolineae bacterium:
CCTAAAAATATAATCGGAAATATCGTGGCTGTGTTGCCAAGTTGCCGGAACTCCTCGGATAAATAACGATTAGAAAGCTGATCTTTACGACCGTAAGCTCCGAGCCCGCCATAAGGCTCTATTAATTTATCCAGTCTTTCAATAACATCTTCGATCCGCGCGCCAGGAGACAGGGTCAGTGTTACGTTATTAAATGCGCCTTCCATGTTATATGCGGTTCCCAGAGGTTTGCGGCCCATCCATAAAACACCATAGCGCTCAAAGTCAGGGAACAAAGAGCCGGGAGCAATCTGATAAACATGCTCTGGCGACAGCACAATACCGACAATAGTCAGATTTTTGCGTCGTCCATTAATTACAGCGCCCAGTTTACTGCCGGGCTTAAAACCATGCGACCGTGCAAAGGCTTCGCTCACCATAACCTCATCATCCCGCCCTGCCTCGATCATGCGCCCCTGACGCAGGTAAAGTTGGTTAAGCAAAGGCTTGCCGCTATCGGGAACGGAAAACAATTGACCTGTCACAGGCCCGCTGTAACCCTTAATGGTTAAATTAACAGCCGCTGCAACACGTGTTTCAACCATGTCCACTCCGGGTATTTCCTTGATGCGCAAACGCAAACCTTCGGGCGCGCGCTTTAAGGATAAAAAAACATCTGCGAAAAGATATTCCTTGTAAAACTCGGCGCGTGTCTGGCGCAAGGCATTCAGGGTGGTGATAGACATGACAAAGGCGGCAATCCCGCAGGCAACGACAAGAGCTATGGCAAAAGCCTGACCCTTCATGGCATATAGATCACGCAAAAGCTTCCGGTTTAACGCCTTCATATCACTACCATTTTATTTCGCGGGCAGGTTTTCTATGCGCATTACTGCGCACATCGACAATCAATCCATCGGCTAAACATATCACCCGGTCGGCCATGTCGGCAATAGGGGCATTATGGGTGATCAGAATGGTTGTCGTACCCAGGTCGCGGTTGATTTTCTCCAGCGCTTCAAGCACTACAATACCTGTCATAGAATCCAGCGCTCCTGTGGGTTCATCACAAAGCAGAACTTCCGGATTCTTGGCAATAGCGCGCGCGATGGCAACACGCTGTTGTTCGCCGCCTGAGAGTTGAGCAGGAAAATGATCCATCCTGTCATCAAGCCCGACAAGCGCCAGCGCCTCTTCAGGCTTCATTGGGTTTCTGGCGATTTCGGTTACTATCGCGACATTCTCACGTGCTGTAAGGCTGGGCATTAGATTGTAAAACTGGAACACAAATCCAACATGATAACGCCGGTATTGGGTCAGTTTTGAATCGTTTGCCCTGGTCAGATCACAGTCTTTGTAAACCACGCATCCCTCGGTGGCTGTATCCAGACCGCCTAAAATATTCAGCAAAGTCGATTTGCCGCTGCCGGAAGCCCCTAATAAAACAACTAATTCGCCCTGGAAAAGATAAAGATCGATTCCCCGTAGAGCATGAACCTTAACCTCGCCCATATCATAAACTTTGGTTAACCCTTTTACAGAAAATACTGCTTCGTTGTCTTTTAGAGTCTGGTTTGATATGCGGCTTTTATCTTCAGGCATTAGCATCAAATCTTGTTCAAGTATTGGTGGTATTGGTATCGCCCGGATACTATGGCTCACTTATGCATCAAGCATTCTTTTGTGCAATCGCCCTGCCCGCAGGCAGAAGGTCTCAAGCTTTGCATTTATCAGTTGC
This genomic window contains:
- a CDS encoding ABC transporter ATP-binding protein; this encodes MPEDKSRISNQTLKDNEAVFSVKGLTKVYDMGEVKVHALRGIDLYLFQGELVVLLGASGSGKSTLLNILGGLDTATEGCVVYKDCDLTRANDSKLTQYRRYHVGFVFQFYNLMPSLTARENVAIVTEIARNPMKPEEALALVGLDDRMDHFPAQLSGGEQQRVAIARAIAKNPEVLLCDEPTGALDSMTGIVVLEALEKINRDLGTTTILITHNAPIADMADRVICLADGLIVDVRSNAHRKPAREIKW